One Benincasa hispida cultivar B227 chromosome 5, ASM972705v1, whole genome shotgun sequence genomic window carries:
- the LOC120077367 gene encoding uncharacterized protein LOC120077367, giving the protein MLSYVKFFKNILAKKRKLGEHETITLTYECSALYQNNIPKKLKDPESFTLPYSIGRKEVGNALCDLGASINLMPLSIFRKLRIGEERPTTITLQLVDRSIMHPEGKIEDVHVQVDKFIFLTNFIILDYKADTDVPIISGCPFLATG; this is encoded by the coding sequence ATGCTGAGTTATGTGAAGTTTTTTAAGAATATCCTTgcgaaaaaaagaaaactcggGGAACATGAAACAATCACATTAACGTATGAGTGCAGTGCGTTATATCAGAATAATATCCCCAAGAAATTGAAGGACCCTGAAAGCTTCACGTTGCCCTACTCTATTGGGCGAAAAGAAGTTGGCAACGCATTATGTGATCTGGGAGCTAGCATTAACTTAATGCCATTGTCAATCTTTAGAAAGCTGAGAATTGGTGAGGAAAGACCCACCACCATAACCCTACAACTAGTAGATAGATCGATAATGCATCCTGAAGGGAAAATTGAAGATGTACATGTTCAAGTGGATAAGTTTATATTCCTCActaacttcatcattttggattacaAAGCAGACACTGACGTCCCTATCATCTCAGGGTGTCCATTTCTTGCAACAGGTTGA